Proteins encoded in a region of the Falco rusticolus isolate bFalRus1 chromosome 10, bFalRus1.pri, whole genome shotgun sequence genome:
- the LOC119154747 gene encoding cytochrome P450 1B1-like produces MSAAGSPDGAAAGPALLLALGALLLLAGARRRGGTRRGLSGGRSPPGPFPWPLVGNVLQLGRLPHLAFGRMARRYGAVFQLRLGRRRVLVLNGEAAIRRALVGLGTRFAGRPDFPSFELVSGGRSVAFGSCSPRWRARRRLAHAALRARSTAAEVERHVAAEAGDLIQLFLQHSRGGAYFEPSPLLVVANANVLCALCFGRRYGHTNSEFRALLGRNDRFGQTVGAGSVVDVLPWLLRFPNPVRRVFRDFQALNRELHSFVRAKVAQHRQTFDPCTLRDVTDVMIAAVERGDRPPEGLGPEDVEGAMTDIFGAGQDTTSTALSWVLLLLLKHPRLQRDLQAELDRVVGHSRLPTAEDRPHLPLLEAFIYETLRYSSFVPITIPHATTDDVELEGFHIPKGTVVFINQWSVNHDCSKWPDPQRFDPTRFLDVQQRLDRDRAGSVMVFSAGQRRCIGDQLSKLQLFLFTAILLHQCSFHANPAEHLTMDCIHGLALKPRPFTVTVRQRLPTLIQP; encoded by the coding sequence ATGAGCGCGGCCGGGAGCCCCgacggggcggccgcggggccggcgctgctgctggcactcggtgccctcctgctgctggccgGGGCGCGCCGGCGCGGCGGCACCAGGCGGGGGCTGTCGGGCGGCAGGAGCCCCCCGGGACCCTTCCCCTGGCCGCTGGTGGGCAACGTGCTGCAGCTGGGCCGCCTGCCCCACCTGGCCTTTGGGCGCATGGCGCGGCGCTACGGGGCCGTCTTCCAGCTGCGGCTGGGCCGCCGCCGGGTGCTGGTGCTCAACGGCGAGGCGGCCATCCGCCGGGCGCTGGTGGGCCTGGGCACCCGCTTTGCCGGCCGCCCCGACTTCCCGTCCTTCGAACTGGTGTCCGGGGGGCGCAGCGTGGCTTTCGGGTCCTGCTCGCCCCGCTGGAGGGCTCGCCGGCGCCTGGCCCACGCCGCCCTGCGCGCCCGCTCGACGGCGGCCGAGGTGGAGCGGCACGTGGCGGCCGAGGCCGGGGACCTCATCCAGctcttcctgcagcacagccgGGGCGGCGCCTACTTCGAGCCCTCCCCGCTCTTGGTGGTGGCCAACGCCAACGTCCTCTGCGCCCTCTGCTTCGGCCGCCGCTACGGCCACACCAACAGTGAGTTCAGGGCTCTGCTGGGCCGTAACGACCGCTTTGGGCAGACGGTGGGGGCGGGCAGCGTGGTGGACGTGCTGCCTTGGCTCCTGCGCTTCCCCAACCCCGTGCGCCGCGTCTTCCGTGACTTCCAAGCCCTCAACCGGGAGCTGCACAGCTTCGTACGTGCCAAGGTGGCGCAGCACCGCCAGACCTTTGACCCGTGCACCCTGCGTGATGTGACTGACGTCATGATCGCTGCTGTGGAGCGCGGCGACAGGCCCCCGGAGGGGCTGGGACCCGAGGATGTGGAGGGGGCAATGACTGACATCTTCGGTGCGGGGCAGGACACCACATCCACAGCGCTCTCGTGggtcctcctgctgctgctgaagcaccCGCGGCTCCAGCGGGACCTCCAGGCTGAGCTGGACCGGGTTGTGGGACACTCCCGGTTGCCCACAGCTGAGGACCGTCCCCACCTGCCCCTCCTGGAGGCCTTCATCTACGAGACGCTGCGCTACAGCAGCTTTGTGCCCATCACCATCCCGCACGCTACCACGGACGACGTGGAGCTTGAGGGCTTCCACATCCCCAAAGGCACCGTGGTCTTCATCAACCAGTGGTCGGTCAACCACGACTGCAGCAAGTGGCCTGACCCACAACGCTTCGACCCCACGCGCTTCTTGGATGTGCAACAGCGCCTGGACCGCGACCGGGCTGGCAGTGTCATGGTCTTCTCAGCTGGACAGCGGCGCTGCATCGGCGACCAGCTCTCCAAGCTCCAGCTTTTCCTCTTCACTGCCATCCTCCTCCACCAGTGCTCCTTCCATGCCAACCCAGCGGAGCATCTCACCATGGACTGCATCCACGGGCTGGCGCTGAAGCCACGGCCCTTCACCGTCACCGTGCGGCAGAGGCTTCCCACACTCATCCAGCCCTGA